One Desmodus rotundus isolate HL8 chromosome 4, HLdesRot8A.1, whole genome shotgun sequence DNA segment encodes these proteins:
- the NAP1L5 gene encoding nucleosome assembly protein 1-like 5: MTGEQKQEAGAVGGHDHQLILDSQSKARVERVGPRPTSLPRPTSRPLAASARSLWCSSGAGVCGSHSDLCSFSSTMADSKNQAPAEPSQAAAAAEAAEEVMAEGGAQGGDCDRAAGEPDRAAGQTAEEPQTPAENAPKPKNDFIESLPNSVKCRVLALKKLQKRCDKIEAKFDKEFQALERKYNEIYKPLLAKIQELTGEMEGCAWTLEGEEEEDDDDEYEDEEEEEEEEEAAAANDGGPNSAESDGAKE, from the coding sequence ATGACAGGGGAGCAAAAGCAGGAAGCTGGTGCAGTAGGGGGGCACGACCATCAGCTGATTCTGGACAGCCAGTCCAAGGCTCGAGTGGAAAGGGTGGGGCCGCGGCCGACGTCATTGCCGCGGCCGACGTCACGGCCACTTGCCGCATCTGCAAGATCGCTCTGGTGCAGCTCGGGCGCAGGTGTCTGCGGGAGCCACTCAGACCTCTGCAGCTTCTCGTCCACCATGGCCGACTCGAAGAACCAGGCACCCGCAGAGCCGAGCcaggcagcggcggcggcggaggcggcggaGGAGGTAATGGCAGAAGGCGGTGCGCAGGGGGGAGACTGTGACCGCGCGGCTGGCGAGCCTGACCGCGCCGCGGGTCAGACCGCCGAGGAGCCCCAGACCCCTGCGGAGAACGCACCAAAGCCTAAAAATGACTTTATCGAGAGCCTGCCTAACTCGGTGAAATGCCGGGTCCTGGCCCTCAAAAAGCTGCAGAAGCGATGCGATAAGATAGAGGCCAAATTTGATAAGGAATTTCAGGCTCTGGAAAGAAAGTATAACGAAATCTACAAGCCCTTACTTGCCAAGATCCAAGAGCTCACTGGAGAGATGGAGGGATGTGCCTGGACCTTGGAGGGCGAGGAAGAAGAGGATGATGACGACGAGTacgaggatgaggaggaggaagaggaggaagaagaggctgCGGCTGCCAACGATGGGGGTCCCAACTCTGCGGAGTCTGATGGCGCCAAGGAATAA